The following proteins are co-located in the Scomber scombrus chromosome 2, fScoSco1.1, whole genome shotgun sequence genome:
- the LOC133996630 gene encoding meteorin-like protein, whose amino-acid sequence MLRPWAVQWITAVLLCRAAAQYSSDQCSWRGSGLSHESHRRDVEQVYLRCSQGSLKWLYPTGAIIINLRPNTEPSSGHMAGLHVCIKPHTYSQGSHVYLERAGDLRLLLAEEEQAQGRVHCFSLAEGALFVEAVPQKDISRRITAFQYELVPSQGPGAHMYPYLHPGLDTCEPCSDEEVLMAVCTSDFAGRGIFQRVVLNVNDRSQVVVTLSRLFHQKSRMFAWGGVRGRSWSGRVNIPAQCGVHPGEDEYLLTGYVHFGEAWLGCTPRYKDFLKLYMKAQRMGTNPCQIDTD is encoded by the exons ATGCTCCGGCCGTGGGCTGTGCAGTGGATCACGGCTGTGCTCCTCTGTCGGGCGGCGGCACAGTACTCCAGTGACCAGTGTAGCTGGCGAGGAAG TGGTCTGAGCCATGAGTCCCATCGCCGAGACGTGGAGCAGGTCTACCTACGTTGTTCCCAGGGCTCTCTGAAGTGGCTCTACCCCACAGGGGCCATCATTATCAACCTACGTCCAAACACAGAACCTTCATCAGGACACATGGCAGGTCTCCATGTGTGCATCAAACCCCATACTTACTCCCAG GGTTCTCATGTGTATCTGGAGCGAGCTGGAGATCTGAGGCTTCTGctggcagaggaggagcaggctCAGGGCAGAGTGCACTGTTTCAGCCTGGCAGAGGGGGCTCTGTTTGTGGAGGCCGTCCCACAGAAGGACATCAGCCGGAGGATCACCGCCTTCCAATATGAGCTTGTGCCCAGCCAGGGGCCAGGGGCACATATGTACCCATACCTGCACCCTGGTTTAG ACACCTGTGAACCCTGTTCAGATGAAGAGGTCCTCATGGCTGTGTGCACCAGTGACTTTG CGGGCAGAGGCATCTTTCAAAGAGTAGTGTTGAATGTGAACGACCGCTCCCAGGTTGTGGTGACTCTGAGCAGGCTGTTCCACCAGAAGAGCAGGATGTTTGCTTGGGGTGGAGTCAGAGGGCGGAGCTGGAGTGGACGGGTCAATATTCCCGCACAGTGTGGTGTACATCCAGGAGAGGATGAGTACCTTTTGACTGGCTATGTCCATTTTGGTGAAGCCTGGCTTGGCTGCACACCTCGCTACAAGGACTTCCTGAAGCTGTACATGAAAGCACAGAGAATGGGAACAAACCCCTGTCAAATAGACACAGACTGA